In the Fibrobacter succinogenes genome, GCTATTACCACACGGGAGCGCCCGAATACAAGTTGCTCAGCGCCGACGAAATCGTCGAAGACGCGAAGAAGAAAGAAGCCGCAGGCATACCGCGTTACTCCATCGTCACCTCGGGACGAACGCTTTCAAACCGTGACGTGGAACAGATCGGCGAGGCCATCCGCCGCCTTAAAAAAGAGACGAAACTTTCCGTATGCCTTTCGGCAGGATTACTGAACCGCGAGCAGTTCGACAAGTTGAAGGAAGCCGGCCTCACCCGCTTCCACAACAACCTGGAAACTTACCGCAGGCACTTCCCCGATGTGTGCACCACGCACACCTACGACGACAAGATTGGTGCGTTGCAGAACGCCCTTGCTGCCGGGCTTGAAATCTGCAGCGGAGGCATTATGGGCCTCGGCGAGACGATGGAAGACCGCATTGACATGTGCCTCGACCTGCGC is a window encoding:
- the bioB gene encoding biotin synthase BioB, which translates into the protein MSFIQELKEKVLGGYEINREEALKLLNEDLEELCSASNEIREKFHGNDFDFCSIVNARSGRCSENCKYCAQSSYYHTGAPEYKLLSADEIVEDAKKKEAAGIPRYSIVTSGRTLSNRDVEQIGEAIRRLKKETKLSVCLSAGLLNREQFDKLKEAGLTRFHNNLETYRRHFPDVCTTHTYDDKIGALQNALAAGLEICSGGIMGLGETMEDRIDMCLDLR